A stretch of Palaemon carinicauda isolate YSFRI2023 chromosome 34, ASM3689809v2, whole genome shotgun sequence DNA encodes these proteins:
- the LOC137626991 gene encoding neuroligin-2-like, which translates to MTKDRYDRLRKYQPALKRQIAVLEPHLLDPSTTPNYPACILVDAALMAYPVVFFLHGESFEWGSSSLYDGSVLAALGKVIVVTLNYRLGILGFYNANPDPLGRPTLANYGLMDQLAALYWVQENIVHFGGDPGQVTVMGHGTGATCLNYLVISPAATGQYSIIGVLFLYKRRTTFICMFEIMLAITAEYTDWSRSLHQPISIRDSTRQGLHDANIVSPMRDLAKQLYTTSRSSYLYVLEEEGSDSGKESLLLEELAYVFGGPLGALGPLASSYNFTKMDVTLSKSFISMWSDFIKLGHPKDTVSTAKMSENGNNITSEEQIWPKYDPVYQRYFQIGTQNFVRDHYRAGKVALWSWLLPGLERVGIRYGPDKNFHRLPTDLQYGLYPELTGGV; encoded by the exons atgacgaaggacaggtacgaccgtctgagaaagtaccagccggcgttgaagagacaga TTGCAGTCCTTGAACCCCATTTGCTAGATCCGAGTACCACTCCTAACTATCCTGCTTGCATCCTTGTAGATGCAGCTCTGATGGCCTACCCAGTAGTCTTCTTCCTccacggagagtcgtttgagtggggatcttcaagtctctacgacggatcagttctggcagctctgggcaaggtcattgtggtcactctcaactatcgtctcggcattctAG GGTTTTACAACGCGAACCCTGACCCACTGGGTCGCCCAACTttagctaactacggcctgatggaccaaCTGGCTGCCTTGtactgggttcaagagaacatcgtccactttgggggtgacccaggtcaggtcacggtcatgggtcacggaACAGGTGCcacctgcctcaactaccttgtcatatcgcccgctgctacaggtca atattctataattggAGTCTTGTTCTTGTACAAACGCCGAACTACATTTATTTGTATgttc gaaataatgttagccatcacagccgaatacactgattggtcgagatccctccatcaaccaatcagcatcagggactcaaccagACAAGGCCTTCATGATGCGAATATTGTCTCGCCGATGAgagatcttgccaagcagctctacacgacttctcgatcatcttatctctacgtgttggaggaagaaggttcagat tctggaaaGGAGAGTCTTCTCCTGGAggagctggcgtacgtctttggtggtcctctgggcgctcttggacctttggcctcaagttataacttcactaagatggatgtcacactcagcaaatccttcatatcaatgtggagtgATTTCATAAAATTAGG acatccaaaagacacagtctccacAGCTAAGATGTCCGAGAATGGAAACAacataacttctgaagagcagatatggcccaaatatgatccagtctatcagagatactttcaaatag GAACACAGAACTTTGTACGtgaccactaccgtgctggaaaagtagccttgtggtcatggttactacctggtctggaacgagtgggtattcggtacggcccagataaaaactttcacagattaccaactgatctccaaTATGGTTTATATCCTGAACTAACAGGGGGAGTATAA